In Panacibacter microcysteis, the genomic stretch ATCATCCTGTGCAAATGCAGACAGGCTGGCCATACAACACAACACCAAACAGATAATATAAAAGGAAAGCCTGTTATGCATTTTTTAGAATCAGTTGCGCAAAATAAGCGTAAACCTGTGAATGAAAATATAATTAGCTTTTATAGTACCGCAGCCAGTTCTTTAAAGAGTGCGGTAAGTTTTGGTTCTGCGTCTTTCGCTGCCGCAAGTACCTCTTCGTGGGTAATGATATTATCGTCTTCTCTTATACCAATGTCTGTTACAACACTTACGGCAAATACTTTCATACCCGCATGCACGGCTGCAATAGCTTCCTGCACGGTGCTCATACCCACCACATCTCCCCCGGCAATTTTTATCAGCATATATTCGGCACGTGTTTCAAAGGTGGGCCCTGTAACAGCCGTGTATACCCCTTCATGAAAATGATAGCCCAATGTTTTACCAATTGCATGCGCTTTGCTAATCAGTTCCCTGTTGTATGGTTCACTCATATCCGGGAAACGTGTACCCAGGCTTTCTTCATTTTTACCAATCAGTGGGTTTACGGTAAAAAAACTGATGTGATCTTTTATGATCATAAGATCTCCCACTTTATACGCAGGATTTACACTCCCGGCAGCATTGGACAATAACAAGGTGTGTACACCCATCATTTTCATTACCCGCACGGGGTAAACTACCTGCTGCGGTGTATAACCCTCATAAAAATGAAAGCGGCCTGCCATTACCATCACCTTGCGGCCATTTAATGTTCCAAAGAGCAGTTTACCGCTATGGCCAATTACTGTGCTCACAGGAAAATGCGGCACATCTTCATAAGGTATTTCCTTTTCTATGTCGATCTCCTGTACCAAATTACCCAAACCGCTGCCAAGAATAATACCTGCTTCAGGTGTGTCTTTATACACAGATTTGATGTAGGAAGTTGTTTCATTAAGCTGCTGTAACAGACCAGTTGCCATAGCATACATTTTATGTGTGGGCAAATATAGGCGAAGCGATATGATTTTATCTTCATTCTGCGAAGCCGTGAGTGAATCTTAGAAAAAACCGTAAGACTTTGTAATATTTTACATTTCTTACTAACAAATGAATAAAACAAAAAGCTGATTATTACAATAAAATACAGAAAAACGCATTAAGACAAGTGTGAGCAAAATGCCTCACTATATGTTAACATTTACATTACATTTGATTGCTCTTGATTCTTTTCTAAAACAAATTCGACCAAAACAATGCTTAAAAACTGGAAAAGTTTATTTGTGAAATCCGAAGATTACCCTGAAGAGTCTACAAATATTAAACCTGCCGCCGAGTCTTTTTCATTTCCCGTAAATGCGCCGAATACCTCTACGGTAAATATACCGTCTCATTCAGCCGGCATTGAGCAGAGGATTCTGGATGAAGTGCTCAGC encodes the following:
- a CDS encoding purine-nucleoside phosphorylase, encoding MATGLLQQLNETTSYIKSVYKDTPEAGIILGSGLGNLVQEIDIEKEIPYEDVPHFPVSTVIGHSGKLLFGTLNGRKVMVMAGRFHFYEGYTPQQVVYPVRVMKMMGVHTLLLSNAAGSVNPAYKVGDLMIIKDHISFFTVNPLIGKNEESLGTRFPDMSEPYNRELISKAHAIGKTLGYHFHEGVYTAVTGPTFETRAEYMLIKIAGGDVVGMSTVQEAIAAVHAGMKVFAVSVVTDIGIREDDNIITHEEVLAAAKDAEPKLTALFKELAAVL